The following are from one region of the Bacillus methanolicus MGA3 genome:
- a CDS encoding B12-binding domain-containing radical SAM protein, with product MVVICTTLNAKYIHTNLAIRYLKAYAEPEYHVELAEYTIKDPAMNIVTDLFRKKPDIIGFSCYIWNIEETIKVIKIIKKINPAIKIVVGGPEVSYDVMEWMEKVPEFDFIVIGEGEETFKQLLSEFDGNQRFENVHGIAYRNDGKVKINPQRNKLDLKKLPSPFRFKEDIPHLSKRITYIETSRGCPFSCQFCLSSIEVGVRYFDREKIKEDIRYLMKNGAKTIKFVDRTFNISRSYAMDMFQFLIDEHVPGTVFQFEITADIMRPEVIDFLNRNAPPGLFRFEIGVQSTNDYTNELVMRKQNFEKLSRTVTMIKEGGKIAQHLDLIAGLPEEDYTSFKKTFNDVFALRPEELQLGFLKMLRGTGLRIRAKEHQYIYMDHSPYEILGNNVLTFDDIIKIKQVEDVLEKYWNGHRMDHTIEYLVTNAFPTPFDFFQEFGAYWEENGWERIGHQLEDLFYRLLDFLHSIKLKELPIVEGIMKYDYLINQKYKPRKPWWEPTYDKHERSILYQRFLQDPSMLGSEFKQLNLTEKLLFKHTMLEEVPFDLEKYLLTGKIEMEPTSILAYFPPHEEKTVIYTCKKKILKPAS from the coding sequence ATGGTAGTAATTTGTACGACACTGAATGCAAAATACATTCATACAAACTTGGCCATTCGCTATCTAAAAGCTTATGCAGAACCAGAATATCATGTTGAACTAGCAGAATATACAATTAAGGACCCCGCGATGAACATTGTGACAGATCTTTTCCGAAAAAAGCCGGATATCATTGGTTTCAGCTGTTATATTTGGAACATTGAAGAAACGATTAAAGTGATCAAAATAATCAAGAAGATCAATCCTGCCATTAAGATTGTTGTTGGCGGTCCTGAAGTTTCCTATGATGTGATGGAATGGATGGAAAAGGTTCCCGAGTTCGATTTTATTGTGATTGGAGAGGGCGAAGAAACCTTCAAACAGCTTCTTTCAGAATTCGATGGAAATCAGAGATTCGAAAACGTTCACGGGATCGCGTATAGAAACGATGGGAAAGTGAAGATCAATCCTCAGCGCAACAAATTAGACTTAAAAAAGCTTCCTTCCCCGTTTCGATTTAAAGAGGACATTCCTCATCTTTCCAAGCGTATAACATATATTGAAACAAGCCGGGGCTGTCCGTTCAGCTGTCAGTTTTGCCTATCATCTATTGAAGTAGGCGTGCGTTATTTTGACCGTGAAAAAATTAAAGAAGATATTCGCTATTTAATGAAAAATGGTGCAAAAACAATCAAGTTTGTAGACAGGACATTTAACATTAGCAGAAGCTATGCGATGGACATGTTCCAATTCTTAATTGATGAACACGTACCGGGCACCGTTTTTCAGTTTGAAATTACAGCTGATATTATGCGGCCGGAAGTGATAGACTTTTTAAACCGCAATGCACCTCCTGGACTGTTCCGCTTTGAGATAGGGGTTCAGTCAACAAATGATTATACGAATGAACTTGTCATGAGAAAACAAAATTTTGAGAAGTTATCCCGTACTGTCACAATGATAAAGGAAGGCGGTAAAATTGCTCAGCATCTTGACTTAATTGCTGGACTCCCTGAAGAAGACTATACGTCGTTTAAGAAAACATTTAACGATGTTTTTGCATTGCGGCCGGAAGAACTTCAGCTTGGATTTTTAAAGATGTTAAGAGGAACCGGTTTGAGGATTCGCGCAAAAGAACATCAATATATTTATATGGATCATTCGCCTTATGAAATTCTTGGTAATAATGTACTTACCTTTGATGATATTATTAAAATAAAGCAAGTGGAAGATGTACTTGAAAAATATTGGAATGGTCACCGGATGGATCATACGATTGAATATCTTGTGACAAATGCCTTTCCTACCCCTTTTGACTTTTTCCAAGAATTTGGCGCTTATTGGGAGGAGAATGGATGGGAAAGAATCGGTCATCAGCTTGAAGATCTATTTTACCGATTATTGGATTTTTTGCATTCAATCAAGCTGAAAGAACTGCCAATTGTTGAAGGTATCATGAAGTATGACTACCTTATCAATCAAAAATATAAACCAAGAAAACCATGGTGGGAACCAACTTACGATAAGCACGAAAGATCAATATTATATCAAAGGTTCCTTCAAGATCCCAGCATGCTCGGTTCCGAGTTTAAACAATTAAATCTCACTGAAAAATTATTATTCAAGCACACGATGCTCGAAGAAGTTCCTTTTGATTTAGAAAAATACTTGCTGACAGGAAAGATTGAAATGGAACCGACATCGATTCTTGCTTATTTCCCGCCCCATGAAGAAAAAACTGTTATTTACACATGTAAAAAGAAAATCTTAAAGCCGGCCTCTTAA
- a CDS encoding acyltransferase family protein, with protein MKQRNYYFDNAKFILIFFVVFGHLLRSFIENNETIYTIYKVIYTFHMPAFIVVSGFFAKGFYQKGYVKKIAKKLILPYMTFQIIYSIFYYFLYEQSELKMDPFDPHWSLWFLISLFFWNIMLLLFAKYKAAVSITAALIIGLLIGYVDSVSNYLSLSRTFVFFPFFLLGYYLRKEHISALLRVKFRLFSLAAFIIVFIGFYLYPEMNYEWLLGSKPYGELGEASFNAMLTRLGLYILSVIMVFSFFAFVPRKQYFFTSLGKNSLYVYLLHGFFVRAFRESEIPKLFHEPENFLLLAGISLLLTIVLSSQIAISFAQPLIEFKLSRLKLLQAWFISIVKFYRKKLNNEI; from the coding sequence ATGAAACAACGTAATTATTACTTTGATAATGCCAAATTTATCTTAATCTTCTTTGTTGTATTCGGACATTTGTTAAGGTCTTTTATCGAAAATAACGAAACCATCTATACGATCTATAAAGTCATTTATACCTTTCATATGCCTGCTTTTATCGTAGTATCAGGTTTTTTTGCAAAAGGATTTTATCAAAAAGGATATGTAAAAAAAATTGCCAAAAAATTAATTTTACCTTATATGACCTTCCAAATAATCTACTCCATTTTCTATTATTTCTTATATGAACAATCCGAGCTTAAAATGGATCCATTCGATCCTCATTGGTCTTTGTGGTTCCTAATCAGTTTATTTTTCTGGAATATAATGCTCTTGCTTTTTGCAAAATACAAAGCTGCCGTTTCAATTACAGCAGCGCTTATTATTGGTCTTTTGATCGGATACGTCGATTCAGTTTCAAATTATTTAAGCTTATCCAGAACTTTCGTCTTTTTTCCGTTCTTTTTGCTAGGATATTATTTAAGAAAAGAACACATATCCGCCTTATTAAGGGTAAAATTTCGATTATTTTCTCTTGCTGCCTTTATCATCGTATTTATCGGCTTTTATTTATATCCGGAAATGAATTATGAATGGCTGCTCGGTTCAAAACCATATGGGGAATTGGGAGAAGCTTCATTCAATGCAATGTTGACAAGGCTAGGATTGTATATTTTAAGTGTGATCATGGTTTTCAGCTTCTTTGCTTTTGTTCCAAGAAAACAATATTTCTTTACAAGCTTAGGAAAAAATTCATTGTATGTCTATTTGCTTCATGGATTTTTTGTCAGGGCATTTCGCGAAAGTGAAATCCCAAAATTGTTTCATGAACCTGAAAACTTCTTATTGCTTGCGGGAATTTCGTTACTTCTTACGATTGTGTTATCGAGCCAAATTGCAATATCCTTTGCACAGCCTCTTATCGAATTTAAATTATCAAGACTTAAACTGCTGCAGGCATGGTTTATTAGTATTGTAAAATTTTATAGAAAAAAACTTAACAATGAGATATAA